The window CGTAGAGCATGGTTCCGGCGCCGACGACCTCAAGGGCAGCCTTCGCGGGGTCGTTGGGGTACTTCCGGTTCGCCTGGACGATATCCGAGAAGAGACCGAACTTGATGCCACCGGGCTCGTTCGGGCCACGGGCACGCCGGGCGGGCAGGAGTGAACCCATCTGGACGACGCCTGCGTGCTTTGCGGCGTAGGAGAGGTCGGCGACGGCCGCTTCACCGGCGCACATGCGGTAGGCGGCGATGAAGGACATACCGATCTGCATTGCAGACCACCGAGAGGTCGTTCCACCATCACAAGTCCGGGAGACCGCGGTCGGGATGTGGATCGCCTGGTACATGCTCTTGCCGATCTCAGCCTTGAGCTCCTCGGCCTGCTTTGCGGGGAAGAGCTTCTCGATGTTCAGCAGGAACTGGGGCTCGATGTCGTCCGCGAGCTCCTGGTCGCCGGTGAAGACCTTGACGTAACAGTCGTCGACGAGGCCGGGGTGGGTCTCGACCATGTGCTCCTGGACGACAGCACCGCCGGGCATTGCGTGGTTTAAGATGTGGAGGTACTCGTTGATCGTCTCAGGGGTAACTTCCTTGCCGAGACGCTTCTGCAGGGTCTGGTGGGCGAGGTCCATGCCGACGATGACAGTCCTCCTGATGTCGTCCCACATCTGCTGCATCGCAGCGTTGTTGACGAAGTGCAGGTCGTCACCCTCCACGAAGACACCGGTGCCGGAGACCTCGTAGGTCATCAGCTGGCGCTGGCCCATCGGGATACCGCCGAGGTGGCAGCGTTCGGGGTCGTACATGGAGATGCCGCGGTCCATCTCGATCGCACGGCTTGCCTTCATGAACTCCATCTTACGGGGAGACTGCCGGACACCGTTGAACTTGTAGAACTGGGTGGTCTCGGACTCGACGTCCTGCCCCTGGAACTTCTCCTTGAGTGCCTTCAGGAACAGCTTCTGGGTTCTCTCAATCTTTGCCATTGTAATCACTCCTCTTTCGGCATGAAGCCGTATTTTGTCCGCAGCGAGTGGATGCGCTGGACGTATTCGATGTATTCGGCGTCGTCACGGAAGGCGGTTCCGACAAGCGAGTGGAAGATCGTCGTGTGGGCCTTGAGCCAGTTCTCGTCCATGGGCTTGCCGACGGCAACCTCACGGTCGAGGGGCTCGCCGATCTGGTTCTTGACGTAGCGGACGACTCCGTCCTCGCCAAGGACGCAGCGCTGGAGGGCGTCGAACATCATGCCGTCTTCTGCGAGACGGAGCGAGTGACCGTGCACGGTCGCACCACGGATGCCGACACGGGCGGGGTCGAACATCTCGGTCTCGATGAGTTCCTTTGCGTACTTCTCGAGGTCACGCTCACGGCACTCGACGATCTGACGGCCGGAGAGCGTACCGGGGTCGATACCGCGGAAGCGGTACATCTCGGCGTAGGTCCGCTGGTAGGGCTGCGAGGGGGCGTTGAACATCGAGTCTGCAAACTGGATGTAACGAATCCGGTCGCCTGCCTTCGCACCCTCGGTGGGCTTGACGAGCTTGCGCATGGGGCAGTCGGGCTCCTGCTGCTCGGCAAGCGGCGGGTGGGCGCTCGGGTACGCCGATCCGGGGGCGCGGTGGCCGAGGATCAGCACGATGTCCTCATCAGTTACGGAACGAACCTTCTCAAGCTTGTGGTTGGGGTTCATCTGCTTGCGCCGGTTTTCGGCGACGATCGATGTCCCTGGACCATACTGGGGCGTGTATGCCATATTTCAATTCACCTCAAAGCGACTGATATCTTATCCTTTTCCTGTCTAGAACGAATTCCAGCCATATTTCCAGGTATTGGGTGCTCTTTTGCTCACCGTTGCGGCCGGATAATCACCGGGCATTCCTTGCTGCGGGGGTCCGTAAGGCCGATGAGAGTTTGATCAGCATCAGGACCGTACTTCGCGTAGTCAACAAGCGTCGGGGCCGATTTCATGAACCTGCCTTCCTGGAGCTGGTAGGGGAATCCCACAAAGAAACCGTCGCAGAGCGTCCGGATCTCATCGATGACAGAGGGATTCTCGACCTCCAGGATGATCTCCCCAACCTGGACACGGAGCGCGACTTGAGCGTCGCCGACCTGGATCACCCTGCGATCCGAATGCGGATTCGGGCTTCCTCGTGCCGGCCCATACGGGACCGTCTTCGGCAGGCCGGGGCCGTGGACCACCATCCGGCGGATGCCGGCAATGCCGGTGAGCATATTGAGCAGGCGTTCGGCAGTCTCAGGCTTGAGCATCCTGAGCGGCACGATCCTGACCTGTGGAAATGCGGCGTTCATCATTCAGATCTCTGCTCGTTCAGGCTCCGTTTGCGATCTGGTTGATCGGCTTGTTGAAGACGTCGATCTTACCATAGGTCTCGGCGAAGAGCTTCGAGGTGCTCTCAGGCGAGAACATCTGGGTTCCTGCGTCGAGCGCTGCCGCAGCGACCACACACGGAATAGCTACGCCATTTGCGTGCCTGGTCACGACGTGGTTGCCGTTGAAGATACCGGGGCCGCCACCACCGTAGATCGAGTGGCTGAAGAACGAGAATCCGACGGCAGTACCCATGACACGGCCGTAGTCGGTGCTCGGGAGACCGGTCTCGTGCTCAAGCAGGTCGTTGAAGTACAGGAGCGTCGCGGAGACTGCCTGGGCGAACCGTCCGGCACCACAGTTGACGATGGTGGCCGCCATGGTTCCTGCAGCAGCGTAGGCGTTCCAGAGCATCGGGTCCTTCGTGTCGTAGAACTGGAAGTAGCTGCCCTTCTTGCCCGGAGTGATGACCCTGTCCTCGATGGCCCGCTCGACCAGGCTCTGGACAACGGTACCGACGGTTCCGGTCTCACCGTTTGCCTTGACGAGGTCGTAGACCAGGTTGTTCGCGTTCAGGCCCTGGTAGGCGTAGGCGAGCAGCTGGGCACGCTCGAACGGTCCGATGGCGGATCCCATCTCGAAGACACCAGCGGTCTCGAAGGTGGACGCGAGTGCGGCACCCTGCAGGGCATTCCTGCCGGTCATCATGACGACGTGGTTGACCGGGATGTTCCGGAGCGCGTAACCGATACCCTCGTTGTTCTGGGGGATGGTCAGGATCGACGTGACGAGTGCGCCTTCCATGTCCTGGGTGTGGGGGTAGCTGCCCCAACAGGCTGCCTTGACAGTGGATGCGTTGAAGGCGTCGATGTTGAACTGGTCGACGATCGCGAACGTGGTCGCGGCTGCGACTGAGGTGATTGCAGCATCGTACGTTGCCGCGTTGATCAGGCGCTTCGACGGAACCTCAACGAGCAGGAGCTTGCCGCCGTTGAACTCCAGGATCTTGGTGTCGTCGCCCTCCTCAACCTGGACCATCTCCTTGATCTTGGCGACGATGGCGTCCTTGTTCTCCATGATGGGGAGATCGAGTTCTCTTCCCTTGATCTTGCCCTTCCCAAGCTTTCCGGTCTTGAGCGCTTCCTGGATGCCTCCGAGGTTGACGCTGATCGTTCTCTTGGTCAGGTCGATGATCTTACTTGTGGCCGGGTTAACCAGCGGGCTGATTCTGTCGAGGGTGACGCCGCTCTTGAGCAGCTTCCCATCATCAGAATAGAGGTCGATTGTTTCCGTGTATTTAGCCATAGTATTTCATCCTTTTACCCTTGTTCAATGCATTCCGTTCATGCGAGAGATCAATAAACAGTCACCTGTTCTAGATCCCTGAAGGCCGCTACTGCACGTCCCAAAAGGGACTATAAGAGTAGAAAGAGAGTTGTTAATAAAATTTGCGAAATAAGATAGGCTTCTTTTGCTGATTATAAGAATAATAATGAATATATTTCTAATAACATATTTTAGAATCGGGATTTTATGGAATAAATGGTTTAACGCGATCCAATTTAAGGATTTCCAAAGGTATCATTACAGGGCCACCTGCCCAAAGAGGGTCGCACAAAAAGGACATATTAAATAATAAATGAAACAATAACAATAATAAGAGTTAATAAAATTTTTCTTAAAACTATCAAAAGGTACCTGCTTCTATAGGTTACATCCTAAAAATATATAATTCTAACCAAATTGAGGGGGATCTTACGAGATCCAGATATCAAGGCCACAATTTTTAAAATGCATGCAACAGCAGCCGCTAACAAATACAATTTAATTATATACTACCTGCAGTAAGCCTACCCTCGCCATCCTCAACACTCACCAAAGAGATCTCACCCGGCTTCTGGAACAGACGGTTGCGAGACCTGCACCACAGGGCGATCCCGGGCCGCATACAGCAGTACATCTTCGGGTAAAGAACAAATCGTGTAAAATGGCTTAATGTAAACATAATAACCTTTAGTACCTTACCAATTCGGAATAGTTAAATACAAAACATTACAAGTTATGACAAAGCGATCCGCCCGGTGCTCCACCCGGATGTTTCGTTTTCCTCAGGTGAGCGGGCTCTCTGCATGTCTCCGGAGCATTTCGGCGAACGGGGCGGCGGCCCCTCCTGTGCAGGAAGGTCCGGCTTGCCGGGTACGGAATGCCCCGGTAACTCCCCGCAACGCGAGGGAAAGCCCAACAACAGGCTGTACCGGGAACACCTACCCATGAGGCCGATTCACCGGAGCTTCGGGAGGTCGGCCTTACCAACTGTGTTGAGGCAAAACCATGGCGAACAAGATTACATTGAACATGATAACACAGCGCTCCGTCGAAGAAGGCGTCGCGATGGAAAAGGGCAAAACGACCCCGGAATACTTCGAGGCCTGCTCGATAATCGAGATGCACGATGACGATGTTAAAGCGCTGGGCCTCGTCCCGAACCAACTTGTACGGGTGACAAGCGAGTGCGGAAGTGTGGTCGTCAAGGTCGTCAAAGGACGACAGGGACTCTATCCCGGCCTTGCTTTCATGCCACAGGGTGTCTGGTCAAACCAGATTGTTCCTCCGCGGACCCAGGCGACGGGAGAGCCCCAGTACAGCGGTTTCCCTGTGACGGTTGAGCCAGCCAACGGAGAACGACGCAAGAGCGCACTCGAACTTGTCCAGGGGGCTGTCGGGATGTGGAGAGGTGATCAATAATGCCAAAGAAGATTGAGAACGTCGGATGCCCATACTGTGGTGTCTGCTGTGACGACCTTGTTGTGACTGTATCAGACGACGGAAAGAAGATTCTCGAGGTGGAGAACGCCTGTGCCATCGGCAACCAGATCTTCCACCATGCAACCGGGAGTGAGAGGGTTACACGGCCCCGTCTCCGCCAGCCCGACGGCACCTACAAGGAGATCTCCTACGACGAGGCGATCGACTACGCGGCAAGGGTGCTCTACAACGCAAAGAAACCGTTGATCTATGGGTTCGGCTCGACCAATTGTGAGGGAATGGCCGCTGCAGCCAAGGTCGCCGAGAAGGCTGGAGCCGTGCTCGATAACTGCGCCTCCATCTGTCATGGAAGTTCGTTTTTAGCTATATTCGACAACGGCTACCCGAGCTGCACCCTCGGTGAGACGAAGAACCGGGCAGACGTCGTCGTCTACTGGGGAGCCAACCCAGCCCACGCCCACCCGCGGCACATGTCCCGCTACTCGATCTTCCCCCGCGGATTCTTCACCGGGAAGGGTCAGAAGAGCCGCAAGATCATCGTCGTCGATCCGAGGCACACCGACACCGCCCAGGTGGCCGATATCTACCTGCAGGTGAAGCAGGGACACGACTACGAACTCTTCAATGCATTCCGTACCGCGCTCCGCGGTCACGAGATCCCCGAGGAGGTTGCCGGAATCAAGCGTGAGAAGATCCTCGAAGTCGCCGAGATCATGAAGAAGGCCCGGTTCGGCACGATCTTCTATGGTATGGGACTCTGCCACTCCGACGGCCGGAACCACAACGTGGACATTGCCATCAGCCTGACCCGTGACTTAAACGACTACACCAAGTGGACGATCATGGCGATGCGGGGACACTACAACATCGCCGGACCGGGAGTGGTCTGGTCATGGCAGTATGGGTTCCCCTATTGTCTGGACCTGACAAAGGATGTCGCCCACATGAACCCCGGCGAGACGAGCTCCATCGACCTGGCGATGCGCGACGAGGTTGACGCCTTCTTCAACGTCGCAACCGATGCCGCAGCTCACTTCCCGATCGAGGCTGTCAAGCACTTGAGGAAGCACCCCTGGATCACCATCGACCCGAACATCTGCATGGCAAGCGAGATCTCCGACCTCCACATCCCGGTAGGGATTGTCGGAGTCGAGGTCCCGGGCATCGTCTATCGGATGGACAACGTCCCGATCCAGTACCGTAAGGTCATCGATCCGCCCGAGGGCGTCATCAGCGACGAAGAACTCTTCGAGCGGATCTACAAGAGGCTCTGCGAACTCGAAGCCGAAGAGGCTGCAAAAGGAAAGGCAAAGACCACCCCGGTTGGTGTCCACGCGGAGGAGTGAAGAATGAGCGAACTCTTAATCAAGAACGGATTCGTTTTCGATCCGCTGCAGGGTATCAAGGGCGACCGGATGGATATTGCGGTCAAGGACGGCAAGATCGTCGAACCCGGGACCCTCAAGAACCCAAAAGTCATCGATGCCGCCGGCATGACCGTGATGGCTGGCGGCGTGGATATCCACTCCCACGTAGTCGGACCGAAGGTGAACACCGGCCGGCTCTTCCGTCCGGAGGACAAACTCTTCAAGAGCCCTCACAGAAAGTGCAGCCGGATGGAAATGGGCTTCTCCGTCCCCTCGACGTTCAAAACAGGCTATGACTATGCACGTATGGGATACGCCTTCGTCAACGAGGCGGCAATGCCCCCGCTCCACTCGCCGCACATTCACGAAGAGATCCGGGATACCCCGATCATCGACAATGCCGCGCTGCCGGTCTTCGGAAACAACTGGTTCACTCTCGAGTACCTCAAGAACAACGAGGTCGAGAACAACGCTGCATACACTGCCTGGCTTCTCCGGGCAACCCGGGGATTCGGTATCAAGGTCGTCAACCCCGGCGGCTCCGAAGCCTGGGGATGGGGACTGAACTGCACCCATATCCATGACCCGGTCCCGTACTTCGATGTCACCCCGGCCCAGATCATAAAGGGCCTCATCGAGACGAACGAGCACCTCGGCCTTCCCCACTCGGTGCACCTGCACTGCAACAACCTCGGAAACCCCGGCAACTATCTCGATACACTCGAATCGATGAAAATCGCCGAGGGCTACACCCCGAAGAACAACTTCGGCCGCAAGCAGGTGATGCACCTCACTCACCTCCAGTTCCACTCCTACGGTGGCGACTCCTGGAAGAACTTCGAGTCCAAGTCTAAGGAGATCATGGACTACGTGAACGCTCACGACAACATCACCATCGATATCGGCCAGGTGACGCTCGACGAGACCACGACCATGACCGCCGACGGGCCGTTCGAGCACCACCTGCGTGCCTTAAACAACCTGAAGTGGGCTAACGTGGACGTAGAACTCGAGACCGCAGCAGGTGTTGTCCCATACATCTACAGCCCGAAGGTCAAGGTCTGTACCATCCAGTGGGCCGTCGGCCTGGAGCTGGCCCTCTTATCGAAGGACCTGATGCGGACGTTCCTCACCACCGACCACCCGAACGCCGGGCCGTTCACCCGCTATCCGCGCGTCATCACCTGGCTGATGAGCAGGGCTGCACGTGACGCGACCATGAAGACGTTCAAGTGGCTGGACCAGACGATCGCGGCAACCTCGATCGACAGTATCGACCGGGAACTCACGCTCTACGAGATCGCCCAGATGACCCGTGCAGGGCCGGCAAGGGCGCTCGGTATCAGCAACATCTACGGTGGGCTCGCCCCCGGCATGGATGCCGATATCGCCATCTACGCCCTCAACCCCGAAGACATGCCCTCGGATCCGGCAGCCATCGAGAAAGCCTTCTCGCGGTGCGCCTGGGTCGTTAAAGATGGCGTCGTGACCGTCCAGGACGGCGAGATTGTTGCGGAACCCGCAAAGCGGACAATCTGGGTCGACGTGAAGGTCCCGGAGAACGCGCAGGTACAGAGGGACATTTATGAGCACTTCCTCAAGCACTACAGCGTCAAACTCGACAACTACCCGCTCTTCGAGGAACACATCCACAACCCGCGGGTGATCGAGGTCAACGCGACAGAGTGAGGCGACAATCATGAAGACAGTAACTCTTACCATGACCAACCCCCCCGAATTGTACCTCGAGGGGCAGAGCATCACCCCAGACAACTTTGCAGGCAAGAAGGCTGCTGATATCGCTGCTCTCGATGTCTGGGAGGGCAAACAGAAGAGTCCGCTCGGAAAGTACTTCACCGTGGAGGGCGATGGCGGGGCAACGGCAGCCGAGACGAAGATCGTCCTCCGTGGAGACTGCTCCCGGGTCAAGAGGATCGGCCAGCAGATGACCGCCGGCGAGATCGTCATCGAAGGCAGCGCCGACATGTATATCGGCGGCTGGATGAAAGGCGGCAAGATCCATGTGAAAGGAAACGTCGACTCGTTCTGCGGCATAGGGATGGAAGGCGGCGAGCTCATCATCGATGGGAACGCCGGACACCACCTGGGCGCATCACCCCGCGGTGAATGGCGCGGCATGCAGGGCGGGCTGATCCGGGTCGCCGGAAACGTCGGAAACGACACCGCCACGTTCATCAATGGCGGGACGATCATCGTCGGCGGGGACGCGGACATTCACGTCTGCACTCACGGCGAGGGCGGCACCGTCATTATCAAGGGCAACGCCAAAGGCCGTGTCGGCGGGCAGATGGTGAAGGGCGACGTCTACGTCTTCGGGACGATCGAGAACCCGCTCCCCGGCTTCAAGCGGGTCGGCGAGGTGGAGCAGGAAGTCGATGGTGTGAAGGCCCGTTTCGCCCACTACATCGGCGACCTCGGCGAGCGCCACCCCGTCTCCAAGGGCCAGACGGTGTATGCAAACCTCTACACCAGACTCTAATTTTTTTCCCAAACACCCTGGAATCGAACTGAAAGACCATCCCTTCATCTAGGAAGCCAGACCGGTGAACCGCTTTTTCTGCCTGATCTATGGGATTGAAGCCGCAAGCGAGAGGGGCGTGATATGGTGAGGCAGCACCTCGTACTCACGCCGCTTGCAAAGGTCCGGGAGATGATGCGGTCCGTCTTCCCTGTCCCGAATCGGACGATCCGGGTTCCCGTTGCCGAAGCGGCCGGACGGATAACGGCAGGACCGGTCTATTCAAGATTGACCCACCCCATAAGGGACATCTCGGCAAGAGACGGTTTTGCCGTCAGGAGCAGGGAGACCGCCGGCGCGAGCGGAACGAACCCGGTACGGCTCACGGATCCGTACTGGGTGAACACCGGGAACGCGATCCCTCCCGGTTACGATGCCGTCGTCATGGTCGAGGACGTCATCGCGGAAGGGGATGCCTTGAGCACGGGAAAAGCAGTCTCCCCGGGCGAGCACATCCACCCTGCCGGCAGCGAGATCCGGGAGGGTGAGATGATCCTTCCTGCCGGGCACTGGATACGCCCATGCGATATCGGGGCGCTCCTCACGTATGGGATAACGACCGTGGACGCCAAAGAGGTGAGAATCGGCCTCATCCCGACGGGGAGTGAACTGGTTCCGGCGGGCGAAGTCCCGGGGCCGGGGCAGGTGATCGAGAGCAACACCGCCGGTGCGGCGGTACTCCTCGGCGAGACGGGCGCCACCTGCACCCGCTACGAGATCACCCGCGATGACCCCCACCTGCTCAGAGCGGCGATCGAGAGAGGCGTTCGGGAGAACGACCTCCTCATAGTCTCGGCAGGCTCATCGGCGGGGAGGAGAGACTTCACCGCCAGGATCATCGATGATCTCGGCGAGGTGCTCGTCCACGGCATCGCGATGAAGCCGGGAACTCCGTCCATCCTCGGGCGGATCGACGACAAACCGGTCATCGGGGTCCCGGGGTATCCGATCGCCGCGATGACTGCTGTGCGAGAACTTGCCTTCCCGCTACTCGCCGAATGGGGGTTCCGTACTCGATCCCCGGAGACCCTACGCGCCCGACTCGTCGGGAGAGTCACGTCGGACCCCGGCTATGACGAGTTTCTCCTCCTCGCCATCTCCAGGGCAGGCAACCGGTACATCGCGACCCCCCTGCCGAGGAAGAGCCACACGCAGATGGTGATGGTACGAGGGAACGCCTATCTGCATATTCCTGCCGGGGTTGGATGCATCGAGGAGGAGACCGAGGTCGAGGTCACGCTGACGGGGCCATGCTGGACGATCCGCGAGGCAAGATCCCCGCCGACGTGAGACGGTTTCCTCTCAGCCTTCATCCCCGCAGGTTCTCACAAGGCTCTGGATGCGCCTCTCAAGATCCGGGAGGTTCTCGCGAAACTCCCGTGCGAGCAGGAAGGTCCGGACGGCGTCGCCCATCCCGCGGTGAGGGCCGAGGAGGTGGCGGTACTCGACGGGGATGGGGTAGCGAAAGTGCGCAGAGGCGACGGTGGAGCCGTCCACGGTAAAATCGATGAGCCGGGCGAGACGATCGAGGGAGAGAACCTGCTTCATCCCAAAATGCCGCCGGATCTCCCGCTGGAGGTCGACCAATCTCGAGCCGTCGAGCGAGACGTTTGCAGTCCGGAAAGCTCTCCTCTCCATATCCGCTGCAAAAACGACGACCTCATCGATACCCCCCGTCGAGAGGACGGACTCCATGAAGACCTGAAGGTCGGCATAGGCCTTCCGGGCGGTAGCCTCTGCCGCCGGCACCGCATCTTCCGGTATCCGGAAGGAGTGGTCGTACTCCAGCCCATATTCACCGCGATCCATATTCGCCACGGTTGTCGCGACACCGATGGTCTTGCCGCACGAGTCGGTCACCTTCTTCCAGATCTCGACATCGATATCGTACCGGAACTGCTCGCCGACATACTGGACGCTATAATCCTCCGATCTGTAGACGACCGCACCGATCTCGATCGGCATCATGACCCCGCGGCAGGTGCCATAGACATAACCGAACTCAATGTCCAGGTAGACGCTGCCACCGGTCTTGCCCGTTATGGACTCAACCACATAGAGATCTCTTTCGCAGGCAACGAAAAGGTTTCCCGGAGCACCCTATACCCTCGCAAAGATTTATCGAGCAGGAAGGAAGCCTTTCTATAGTTAGCTGATCAGGGATACCCTGCGCCATAGTAGCCATGAAACTCGCGACAATCAGGGAAAGACTTCAAATCGGTCGGATATTTGGGCGAGAATCTCCTCAAATCCAGGAGCCGGCCCATCGCGATAGGGAGGCTGAAGTGCGTGCACTCCTTGCCCATCCACCGTTCGGGATCACCGGGATCTCCGATGCCGCCTTTCCTCTCTATGATCAGGCATTGACCCACCGGTCGTATATCGGCAACGAGTACCCGGTGGCAGCGGTTGGAGATAATGAGCGGCTCGAGTTCCTGGGAAACTACGTCCTCGACTTCGTCATCGCCAACCACCTTTATAGCGAGTATGACCTTCCGCCCGGCGAGATGAACCGAAGGCTCCAGGTGACGAGGAATACGAAACTCGCCGAGATCGTGCTTCAACGGGGCCTCGGGATCGATCGCGTTATCAGACGGCGGGGGCAGGCATTGACGGACTCCATCATTGCAGACGCATTTGAGGCCCTGATAGGCGCAATCTACCTCGACCGGGGCCTTGATGCGGTCCGCGAGGTCATACTCACGATCTTTGAAGACGAGATCGCAGAGTGTGACGGACGCCGGAACTATCGGGGAAGGCTCCAGGAGTGTGTCGCGAGAGAGAATCTCGGTGAGCTTGAGTATGCCTTCAGCCAGACAGGTCCGGGCAGTTGTCCGGTCTGGACCGCCCGGGTGACAGTCGGGGGAATCCCTCTCGGGGAGGGAAAGGGGCGGACCAAACAGGGAGCGGCAATGCTCGCGGCAAAAGAGGCGCTCAAGCGGCTCGGGAAGGAGTAAGATGGTGCAGCAGACCAGGCGCGATCCGACCGTCGCGGTCGTCCGGTGCGATGCCTATGATCCGGATGAGGTCGATGCAGCCGTTCGGCGCGCGCTCGGTCTCCTCGGTGGAATTGAACGGTTCATCTCATCGGGAGAGAGGGTGCTCCTCAAACCAAACCTCCTGCAGGGGCAGGATCCGGAGCGGTGCGTCACCACCCACCCGACCATCGTCGCCGCCGTTGCCCGAATCCTTGCGGAGCACGGATGCCCGGCTCTCATCGCCGACAGCCCGGGGGCTGGAGTCATCTACAGCGAGGCAAATCTCCGGCGGGCGTACTCGCGTGCCGGGTATACGGCGGTTGCGGAGGAGACGGGCGCTCTCTTAAACTACGATACCTCTTCTGTGGTCGTCCCATATCCTGAGGGCGAGTTGATAACCCAATTTCCCATCATCACTCCCGCCGTCGAGGCCGATGCAATCGTGGTCGTCTCGAAAGCGAAGACGCACATGTGGACCCGAATGACGGGTGCGACAAAGAACCTCTTCGGTCTCATCCCTGGACTTGAGAAACCGGTCTTTCATTTTCGGTTCCAGGACGAGTACGCCTTTGGGAGGATGCTCGTCGACTTAAACGAGTGTATGAAGCCCCGGCTCCAGATTGTGGATGCCGTGATAGGTATGGAGGGGGACGGCCCTCAGTCGGGGAACCCGAGGAAGATCGGGGTGATCCTCGCCGGGAGCGATTATGCGGCCGTGGACACGGTCCTCGCCCGGCTCATCGGGATGGACCCGCTCGAGATCGGGAGTATCCGGAGCGCGGCCGCCCGCGGACTTCTCGATCCCGCGGCTGTCCGGACGGTCGGCGATGACCCCGCAGAGTTTGCAGTCCCGGACTTTCGGAAACCCTCGACCTACGCCGGGGGCAGGGCGGGTATTTGGCGGCGGGTGCTGCTTGCCGTCGTCCAGCGGTTCGGGAGGATCTACGCCCCCCGCCCCGGTGTGGTTGCTCAGTCGTGCGTCGGGTGCCGGAAGTGCGAGCGAATCTGTCCGGTGCAGGCGATTACCATCACCGAAGGCAGAGCGACGATCGATCTAACACGCTGTATTCGGTGCTACTGCTGCCACGAGATGTGCACCGAGCACGCCATCGCCCTCTCCCGGAGCCTTGCCGGACGGCTCCTCGCCCGCCTGCTCGGGTGAGTTGGGTCGGGCAAAAAACTCATGTGGATCGGGAGGAGAGCAGGTGCCATGCCATGCCCGTTCTGCAACCCAAAACAGGAGGATATCGTTCTCGCAAACGACCTCTGCTACGCCCGCTACGACATCCACCCGGTGAGCCCCGGCCACCTGCTTGTGATCCCATTCCGGCACGTGGCGAGTTACTTTGACAC of the Methanoculleus thermophilus genome contains:
- the mcrA gene encoding coenzyme-B sulfoethylthiotransferase subunit alpha is translated as MAKIERTQKLFLKALKEKFQGQDVESETTQFYKFNGVRQSPRKMEFMKASRAIEMDRGISMYDPERCHLGGIPMGQRQLMTYEVSGTGVFVEGDDLHFVNNAAMQQMWDDIRRTVIVGMDLAHQTLQKRLGKEVTPETINEYLHILNHAMPGGAVVQEHMVETHPGLVDDCYVKVFTGDQELADDIEPQFLLNIEKLFPAKQAEELKAEIGKSMYQAIHIPTAVSRTCDGGTTSRWSAMQIGMSFIAAYRMCAGEAAVADLSYAAKHAGVVQMGSLLPARRARGPNEPGGIKFGLFSDIVQANRKYPNDPAKAALEVVGAGTMLYDQIWLGSYMSGGVGFTQYATAAYTDNILDEFTYYGMDYIKDKYKVDWKNPSPSDKVKPTQDIVNDIATEVTLNAMEQYEQFPTMMEDHFGGSQRAGVIAAASGLSTSIATGNSNAGLNAWYLSMLLHKDGWSRLGFFGYDLQDQCGSANSLSMESDRGLMGELRGPNYPNYAMNVGHQGEYAAIVGGSHYGRGDAFCYSPLVKVCFADPALKFDFSEPRREFAKGAIREFMPAGERSLIIPAR
- the mcrG gene encoding coenzyme-B sulfoethylthiotransferase subunit gamma, which codes for MAYTPQYGPGTSIVAENRRKQMNPNHKLEKVRSVTDEDIVLILGHRAPGSAYPSAHPPLAEQQEPDCPMRKLVKPTEGAKAGDRIRYIQFADSMFNAPSQPYQRTYAEMYRFRGIDPGTLSGRQIVECRERDLEKYAKELIETEMFDPARVGIRGATVHGHSLRLAEDGMMFDALQRCVLGEDGVVRYVKNQIGEPLDREVAVGKPMDENWLKAHTTIFHSLVGTAFRDDAEYIEYVQRIHSLRTKYGFMPKEE
- the mcrD gene encoding methyl-coenzyme M reductase operon protein D, yielding MMNAAFPQVRIVPLRMLKPETAERLLNMLTGIAGIRRMVVHGPGLPKTVPYGPARGSPNPHSDRRVIQVGDAQVALRVQVGEIILEVENPSVIDEIRTLCDGFFVGFPYQLQEGRFMKSAPTLVDYAKYGPDADQTLIGLTDPRSKECPVIIRPQR
- the mcrB gene encoding coenzyme-B sulfoethylthiotransferase subunit beta, which encodes MAKYTETIDLYSDDGKLLKSGVTLDRISPLVNPATSKIIDLTKRTISVNLGGIQEALKTGKLGKGKIKGRELDLPIMENKDAIVAKIKEMVQVEEGDDTKILEFNGGKLLLVEVPSKRLINAATYDAAITSVAAATTFAIVDQFNIDAFNASTVKAACWGSYPHTQDMEGALVTSILTIPQNNEGIGYALRNIPVNHVVMMTGRNALQGAALASTFETAGVFEMGSAIGPFERAQLLAYAYQGLNANNLVYDLVKANGETGTVGTVVQSLVERAIEDRVITPGKKGSYFQFYDTKDPMLWNAYAAAGTMAATIVNCGAGRFAQAVSATLLYFNDLLEHETGLPSTDYGRVMGTAVGFSFFSHSIYGGGGPGIFNGNHVVTRHANGVAIPCVVAAAALDAGTQMFSPESTSKLFAETYGKIDVFNKPINQIANGA
- a CDS encoding molybdopterin dinucleotide binding domain-containing protein, whose translation is MANKITLNMITQRSVEEGVAMEKGKTTPEYFEACSIIEMHDDDVKALGLVPNQLVRVTSECGSVVVKVVKGRQGLYPGLAFMPQGVWSNQIVPPRTQATGEPQYSGFPVTVEPANGERRKSALELVQGAVGMWRGDQ
- a CDS encoding formylmethanofuran dehydrogenase subunit B, encoding MPKKIENVGCPYCGVCCDDLVVTVSDDGKKILEVENACAIGNQIFHHATGSERVTRPRLRQPDGTYKEISYDEAIDYAARVLYNAKKPLIYGFGSTNCEGMAAAAKVAEKAGAVLDNCASICHGSSFLAIFDNGYPSCTLGETKNRADVVVYWGANPAHAHPRHMSRYSIFPRGFFTGKGQKSRKIIVVDPRHTDTAQVADIYLQVKQGHDYELFNAFRTALRGHEIPEEVAGIKREKILEVAEIMKKARFGTIFYGMGLCHSDGRNHNVDIAISLTRDLNDYTKWTIMAMRGHYNIAGPGVVWSWQYGFPYCLDLTKDVAHMNPGETSSIDLAMRDEVDAFFNVATDAAAHFPIEAVKHLRKHPWITIDPNICMASEISDLHIPVGIVGVEVPGIVYRMDNVPIQYRKVIDPPEGVISDEELFERIYKRLCELEAEEAAKGKAKTTPVGVHAEE